Genomic segment of Cottoperca gobio chromosome 6, fCotGob3.1, whole genome shotgun sequence:
TCAATGGTCCCGGAAGGAAAGGGTTTATGAAGTTTGGTAGCACCGGGACGATGCTTGGTCGTACCTGTAAAGGAGTAAAACCTACCTGGTGGCGACAGCCCCTCTGAGCAGATGACGACTAGCCAACACCTGTGTGGGCAGGTAAGCCTGCACTGCTCTGTCACTCCAACATCCTCAGCCAGCAGACAGACTTTGTTATTCGCCTCTGTGGTCTTTGTGAGAGTATTTCGCTCCATCACGGAGGTTTTCCCCTCTAAAGTTACTGTCAAAATGCTTGATGACCACATGACCTTGGTATGACACTTCTGACGTAGACATAAGCGGAGGGAAACGGCGGTGCCAAAGAGCGAAACAGAGGGCAGGgaatatcacatttatttttgactttgACAGAAACATACCAACACAGAAGATACAGTATGTGCCGTTATGTACGTTAACGTTAAACCGTAAGATAACAACGTATTGTAATACAATCATATGAACTTCACAGGAACAACAATTAACACACAGTTAAGTTAGTTTAgtttggctaacgttagctaaaagCAACTGCTTGGCAAGTAACGTTTGCAAAGTTACGTTTATGCTAATTTCCCATATATGtgaaaaaatgtttcttaatgGGAAACTGAGTGTGATACatgtctttatttagttcaggtAAGTTTAAGTTACCACCAGCTAAAGTATTGCAGATGCCCAGCTGTTAATATAATTCCGATTCAATTTTGTCAGTTTCTCCAACAAACCGCAATTTTAACGATACGCTAAGCTAGCTACGCTAGTTGTGTTCATCTTTGGACACCAACGCTTAAATTAATACAAACGTTAATAACCAACGTTACCTTTCAGGTAGCGTTACTCAGCTTGTGAAAGGGTTACTACTTACCGACGACTATCTTATTGTAACCTTATACAGTTTATGTTTGTAATGTATTGTGTGATGCTAATCTAGCTAGATATTGGATAACGTTCAGTCAAGGTAAATTAACAGTCTGTAGTTTTTGCCAAaccatgcttttgttttgacactTTGCCAACTAATGTTCACTCCCAACACCATTCATATTTTGCTCAAACAGAGTGAGGGGAACACAATTGTCTATTCTTAAttcatgtttatgttgtttgggaaagataattaaatatgaaggttttcatttaatgaaagaaatgacTTGCGTTGGCCATATCCGAAGCTCAGTAACTGATCCTCAGCAGTTATGATTTGCTGTGCTTTAGTAaactattattttgttgtatttttacaacTAAATGATCAGGAAttcctgttattttgtccaaaaCATGAGGAAGGACACACAGAACGTTGTCATTCATATTATGTTTCCATCTACACTTCAAACTGAAAGCCTCTGCATATCTACACATTTTTTCTTTATGAAGCAGAAGAAAATGTTAGTAAGTTCCATTACATTGGACAGGATGGGTGATGCTTCACTGCTTACTAAGCGTGCAAGAttaaatattctaatatataAAGTAGTGCATTTGAAATAATGTAGAAACGATTTTCATAATTCTAAGACTAAGACAGAAAAAAACTGTGTGACTGGCCCGTTCTGCCACTCTGGCAGATGCTGCAGAGAAACTTAAATCTATAAATGATGATGCCAAGACACTTTTCTTGGCATTTCTTTCATTCTAGGCTGTACTCCAACACCGTAACCAGTGTACTTTCATAGCCTTTATAAGTATCATTTCTATGTTATGATGTTGCAATGGGATACAATAGCAATTTAGAGTACATCAATTCCAATCAAGGAAATTGATTCCAACCAATTATATAACTAGTAAAATGAAGTgatgaatattaatattaatgtaaaataGATTCATCACAGCAGTCATATGGTGATTGGTTGCAAATTTGCACTgactattttgcacatttctgctactaccactattgcacagctcctccacttttaattaagatatactaaacatattttgtattacattctgtacattctttttatcttctatttatatttcttgtacacaatttttctcatttgtatttttatagaagttttctttttagtaatatttctgtatttgctcttatttttaatttctcctactgtgtttatgtatgcaccattacacaccaaagcaaattccttgtatgtgaaaaccaaATTCTGAGTCTGATATGAGAATCTCATTTCATTAGCCATTGGGTTGTCTCCCTCTGCAGGTTAGTCATGTTTATATCAGTTGTGGCATGCATGGTTTTAAAAAGGACCgcacagaagaaaaacacacaggttTAAAAAATCTCATCTTGTTTAATAGCAATGTACATAGTGATACATCTTTGTTTAAAACTCTTTGTAGCAGTTAAGGTATAAGCAGGAGGGAATTACTTAAGGAAGAAGGCTTGAAGTCCATAAGAATGACTTGGATAGTGTCAAGGGTAAAACGGTATTATTGGGTAGATTTACTTAGTTAAGTAGCTTAAAGGTTTTTTAATGGAATTAGGAGAGGTACGAACACAAATTGGAAGTAATTGAAGTAAAGACTGAAAGGTCATAGCACACTGAGATCAAGGTTTTCATTTCTTGTTTGAAAGTAGCGCGTTGATTTCTTCCTCTGGTTTGAGGCTATGCCATTGGGCTATTGGCCTCCGAGGGTTTGCCAGCATGTCTTCCCAATGGCGCTGCTCAGTCCCAGGGCTGGTACTGCCCAGCAGCACCTTCCCGATGGCATCATTCTTCCCAATCTTATCATAGTCCAACACAGTCACCGCTATTTGCACCTTctataaatgaaaatacacacaaagaaaatgaatgCATTTCTGATgaattgcatttgtgtgtgtgtgcgtgcgtctaTGCgtttatgtgcgtgtgtacCTCTATCTGTTCAAATGCCACTTCAAAGCTGAAAGACTCGTTGTAGTAAGGGTTCAAAGTGTTCTTCTTTGtcgatgttttctttttcttgagtCTTTTCCCATTCTGCATTAAGTGGATCTTCGCATAAGGGTCTGACGGAGAACAGAGAGGTTTTATGTTTGAGCAGCAGAGCAACAGCCTGGCACTGATGCAGCAACTCCATCAGTGAAACACAACATCTATTGTAGTAGCGATTGACAGTTTCTGCTTGAAACTGCTTGAAAGTGGACACAccacaaaaaagaagaagttataAGACCTTAATGTTCCACCAGAACTAACTAATCTAGGCTATTAGAGTTCATCTAGTCATATTATTAAaagtacatatttatatttcttattactTGAAGAGTTAAAAATGATTTCTTCTTaaaaaatgttactttattgAGGCACTGAAGTTGTCTCCACTGAAAATCTCATGCACATTAGTGATCTGAAAAAGAGCTTAAACTTAAATCTAATGtgaattcagttttttttgCTGCTTAACTCACCTGATAATCCACCCACATCCATTTTCTTCAGGTTTTTGGCCTCCAGAATCACCACTGTCAGCTTCCCTGCAGTAGGCACATACCTCAAGGACAAACATATGTCTCCCAGCCGCTCACTCtaatacagagaaaaagaagtgAGTACAGTATGTTGTTGGGGACTTAAGTCTTGGCTTCACAATAACATGGAAACAATTTGAAGCTGAAATATTCTGTGCAGTTCTCCtgggagaaaaggagaaagtatTTGATTTTACTCAAGCCAAAGAAACATCAAGCATCAGTAATCCTATTTtcccaaaacacaaagaaacacattgaaAAAAAGTCAACCCagtttagaaaatgtgtttcccaGTGAATAACAATTTTGGGAAATCCCAAAAAATCTAATTCGAAATTGCGCATCCCTTTTTTCAAATTCAACTCCCCTCCCCCTGTCACAGTGTGCTCgcacctcctccttctctgcctTGTGCAGATCCCTCCACTCCTGCAGAGACTGGCTGAAGTCCACACTGCTCATCAGTATCTTCACCGCTCCGATGGCATCGTGTTTTGAGAAACGGTCAAAGTCGTACACAGTCATCATAAGTGTTTTCCCGCCAAGCTCAGTGTATGGCACCTGCAGAACACACGTCAAAGACAATCATTTGAAGCATATTATGCACCATGTGCTAATAGTGAACCCAGTCGAGATAAATATTTCGTTTTTTCTCCAGGAGTTTCAATTTACCTTGAATGTGAACGTCTCATTGAAGTTCGGTTCAAGGGTCTTCCTATGCACTTTGgtttcaaactttttctttttgtccggGAGCAGATAGAGTTTAACATAAGGGTCAGAACTACCGCCCACATCCATCGCAGGAAGTTCAGCAGCCTGCAAGATGCCGACTATCAGCTAGAATGTGATGGcaaggggaaaaaaataaatatatatatatatatatatatatatatatatatatatatatatatatatataattgatagAGACAGTAGAAGTATTAAAATGGTGACATTTTAGAGTTGGCAGATGGTGGGCAAAAACATGTCTTAGTGAAAAGCAGCATCTCACCGTGTTATCTGTGAAGTTGTAGTCTAATGTGAAATGAAGCCTGCccagcttctcctcctccttgggCTCATCGTCTGACAGCTCCGTTTCTTTGTTACCTGCATCTTTCAgcggctgcacacacacagcgacacacgGATCACATGCAGGaataaaatatagttttataaGTAATCAATGAAGTCCTTCTATCGAACAGCTATTTGTGGTCTGTTCCTGCAGTTTATTGTAAGCATTGCACAGCCAGAGGCAATTAAACAAAGATAATGCTGCCATCTTAAGCTTATTTATTGTGTAAAGGGGACAGGCACTTTTTAGTGTGTTAAAATGTGACATGCATCCTTGAGGACAAGTGCAACACTCCAAAACAACTCATCTCAGACCTCAACCTCTACTACAATATGAGCAATGTGCAAAACATCCATTAGTCCTAACACTCACTGACAGTTTTACTAGTCCTGTGTGACCCGGACGTCAGGACCGTGATCCATTACAAGGACAATACATCTGCAGGCGGAgaccgtgtgtctgtgtgtgtgtagcttacCTCGCTGTAACCTCCATCCATTTCAGTGTCAAAGCCTCCGTTGctcttctcttttccctttttcttgtcattttctttgtcCTTGTCCTTCTTTTTCAAGCacttcttccacacacacacagcacacgaCAACACCACGCACAAACTTACGATGCAGAGGGCAGCAACAGCCGATGATGGCACTGCAAatccacataaaacacacagacacacacacatagatgaTGCATAATTGATTTACATACTTTTTTTCCATCAGCCACTAGAATAGTGTTCAAAATGTTACCCTTACATTTCCCCTCAAGGTAAAACTATTTTACTCACAAAAAAACAGACAGTGAAATCAAATGTACACGGAGTGAAGAAAATATCAGAAACACTGAAAAAGACATTGCAATCCAATACTCCTGTTATAAATGCTATTGTTAGAGAGCAGCTGATTTAAGTCTGCTCATTTTTAGGCCATATTTTGTCATGGTGTTATATTGCATTACAATATATTGTACGGTGTTATGTCCGTCTCCTATGTGCTCTGCTTGTTCTAAATCTCCATTGAGGCAGTATATGACAATGATATTAAGTGACATAATCAAATACCAGATGACATTTTTGAAGACTTGCAGTTTGTTTCATTAttatacatgcacacagcatTACAAGCAGTATGCATATACAACTCTGGCACGTCTGAACTAATGAAAAGGAATAACTTCTACACAAGAGGAATATATAATGCACTTCTACCAGGGAGATAACAATCCTATATGGTGTTTTAAAAGTAACCTACctaatgtgtgtatctgtccgATTTGAGTAAATGCTTGTCTGGCCTTTTCAGATGCATTGTGACCCTTCCTCATTCAGTCACACATTCCTGAAAACAAGACACTCCCTGCACCTTTTACTTCCTTACGATAATTTGCCATCCAATTATTTGAGCTGTCTGAACCCAGTCCTCCAATGATGATGAGTCCTTCAGGAACACGGATAATGATCTTATTTATgttcttatattatttatattcaagACAGAGCGACAGCACTTTTATTCTCCCAAATTGCCCCGCAGTATGAAATAACACTTTGATGCCTCACATGCTCTGGTGCTTGGATGATTGATCCAAATGTATTTCAAGATGCAATGTTAATTGGCTTCACCATTAAGCCTGTCACGTTATCGACTTATCTtacgatatatggacatgaccttGATCATTTTCCTGACCTTGATATTGCCTGTAGTGTTTACATgcgtgtttgtttacataagaaTGTCCTCAACATTTTTGCGAACATGATGCCAGAATAAACAGCATTGTTTTCTCTATCATTATGAGACTTGGGCTTTGCACAGACATTGCACATTTTTGTTAACAGAGCCTTTGAGTCCAtagtatattttaatttattttgtatttattattttcacattccAATTGCtcattgctctttgaaagggtgtacttgcattattatGATAATATCTTATCATTACGGGAGTGGTATAAATTGGTcttataatgacaataatattgttTAACGCATTTGTTAGTTGATTAGTTATTGTTTGCCTATGCAACATAACAGCATATCTTCATGattgtatacatttatgttataCCAGACCAGGATAGAGAATGACTTAGGAGTCTAACTCACTGTGGACGCTGTGCAGTTCACTCATGAACTTGTTGGGACTGTGGCCTTCAGAATGTTTTTGGCCTGGGGTGATTGTTGCATTTGGCAAGTGGGTTGGGATAGCGGGGGTGCCCGGTGCTGCCGGAGCCGCTCGACGGTTCCCAGTCATTATTTGAGGAGTAACAACAGATCCAAAATTAAActggcagagaaacagagatgCAATATTATCTCAGcccaaaaataacaacattatacttcaacaaaactgaaaatgtgcaaaaatgaAATTAGAGGAGCAGTCCAAACAGAACACATAAACCCATACACACACCAGAGTTTCCATAAATGCTATTGATCAGACATATTTGTAGCAATAATTTGCTTATAGACACAGTATGACCATCAGTGTCAAATGACTCCTATTTCTGCTGGCCGGGCACTAACACATGAACACAAGATATGCAAGTAGCTGTCTCGACCAAAGCTGCTGAcatggaggggagaggaagggtGCAATTAAAGTTGAAGCGTCACACGTGGACCGCTGCTGTTCCACAGTGAGCTCCCAGTGGTGAGAATCATGGGCCAAGGTCACGCTCAGTATGTGAGAGAAAAGTCCCATTGCCAAGATTCCcaaatgcaaaaatgtttctatatattattttctattctgcAGGCATCACAGGTATTGAGTATCTGGGGTTGAGTCAGCAGATGTGATCTCACACCCAAGCGGAAACTTATCTCCGTTTATGTCTGCTTTTACTGAAAAGACAGGCACTTATACAGAAGACACAGATCATCTTACAGCTACAGTAATGGTAGCTGGTAATGATGCCAAAAAGAACAGCGTGTCTCACATGTTACAGGTCTCTTACAGATCttgttattatgtattttaagcAATATTTTGATGTGCTTTTGTGGAGGTGTAACTAAGTATTAATGAATAATTCACagcttttatattttcatatgccaatttgaaacaaaaagatttaccatgtcaaaataataatgtttgaaatatggtgtatatatttatttattttacacacacacacacacacatatatatatatatatatatatatatatatatatatatatatatatatatatatatatatatatataatatttatttatattatgtatatgtatatagtttatatatatatatatttacatagattataaatatacatagatttatatattttttatacaaatatatattagtaaatgtttaaattggCGTCTTTCGCTTATGTTTGCACCAGAAGtgataatgaataatgaatgatcCGTACCATATGGCCCCTAAACTTCAGTTAATGCAGCTAAAACTCTTTCTACACCTGAGCTAACACGGTTGCAAATTCATTACAGTATATGTAATATAGTGCCACTGTACTGTTACTCTTCACCTAAAAAATGACAACTTTAGAGAGCCTTGGTTTTTATTTTGACCTCGGCCATAATCTTAACCTTCACAAAAACCAAATATTTCTGTAGAAGTGAAAGAAAATCACTGAAATTGGGAGTTACACACTAATAAATGTCCCATGCTGATTGTGTTGTTGTACCCCAGCCTGCATCTGGTAAACAACAGAATGACCTGCACAGACCTGATTAATATTATTTCACTGCATGGCTTACGCACAGTTACTTTTCACTCAGAACAGTcgagaataaaataaatcacagtactttaaaatgataaaacaaagaGACGCAGAGACCTACCTGTATTCAGTCGTCCAAGTAGCAATGTCCAGACTCACAGGTACTCATTTTCCttagagagaggtggaggaggaggaggaggataaaaTATGACAAGACCAGAGagggcaggagaggaggaggaaaacagTGAGGTAGGGAAGAGTTTTTGTATCACTAGTTCTTAGACGTCAAGAAAAAGAGTGCAGGTGTATGGAAGCTAGAtcaagagagagcaagagggaggGTAGGACAAGGTAGGGTAGGGAACGGTGGAATTGCAGCTCGGTCATCTTCTGTTGCTTCCctctgtgtgcgtgttgtgTTATGTGTTCCTTGTGAATCTGTTCTTTTCTGTCTATTTAGGTCTCATGGGAGCATGGGTGCTTATTTCTGACGCCCCACCTCTTGTGACCTCTGTCCCATCCCTACAGGTCACCCTCACCGGGCCACTGATGCATATTCATTAGGGAAGTGACATGGCTTTTTAGCGGCTCGTTAGCATAGTGAGGGTTCAGCAATAGAGGACATTTACATTCAGCGtggacagtgtgttgttgtgtgtacaTCTGGCGGTGGCTGCAGAACTGTCTCATATTGTCTATGTATAGATGATGTTGCCTGATTTAGAAACTTAGGATGTGGTTTCTGCAGCAACACAGAGATCAAGTTCCGGCCCCGCCCCGTTCACCTTGAGGTACCAGAGATGCAGAGATACTGTACAgatggagggaagaaagaggggGGTTAGGGGATGGGCAGGGGAGAGGGAGTTCGGCATAACCTCTGTCCTTCACATGTAGAAATACACACTATGTACTTATTTTGCTTATGACAAAAAATTTAGATCAATTGTGATTATCACTCCTTAATgtgctattttattatttttgtgacACAGTAACAAAATCCCTTTTATTTGaacatattacatttatgtttgtagaaaattaagctttatttatttttgaggaAGTCTCATTGAGATAAAGATCTCTTTTACAGGGAAGACCTGAGAACAGATTACATACAAACAGCTTAACAAAGGTCAGTCAGACAATTTGTAACAGTTACAAATATTATAACAAATCTGGTGTTGAGATTATAAACTATCAACTCAACTAAGGATTTCAACATTTCGTAAAAAGAAACCTGATTTTCATTTGCAGTAAAACATAGCATATCACATGTGCTTGCTTAGGGACGAAGGGTCtaagacattttgacttgattGTAGGTTATGTATTTGTCTACACCTAGCACCACTTCTTTTAGCCCTGTAAAGCAATATCATCAGATTATGAAAGGGATGTATGATGTCCACAGACAAATTGTTCATGTAAACATCCAAGCTGGCATATAAAGTCACATAACACTCCCATATGCAgtatgcatactgtatgtacacatcataataaccatacattttatttacttaatttacATGCATGTAAAAGGAAAATGACTGTGCATTTACTTGTATAACGGTGTAAA
This window contains:
- the LOC115009313 gene encoding synaptotagmin-1-like — encoded protein: MTGNRRAAPAAPGTPAIPTHLPNATITPGQKHSEGHSPNKFMSELHSVHMPSSAVAALCIVSLCVVLSCAVCVWKKCLKKKDKDKENDKKKGKEKSNGGFDTEMDGGYSEPLKDAGNKETELSDDEPKEEEKLGRLHFTLDYNFTDNTLIVGILQAAELPAMDVGGSSDPYVKLYLLPDKKKKFETKVHRKTLEPNFNETFTFKVPYTELGGKTLMMTVYDFDRFSKHDAIGAVKILMSSVDFSQSLQEWRDLHKAEKEESERLGDICLSLRYVPTAGKLTVVILEAKNLKKMDVGGLSDPYAKIHLMQNGKRLKKKKTSTKKNTLNPYYNESFSFEVAFEQIEKVQIAVTVLDYDKIGKNDAIGKVLLGSTSPGTEQRHWEDMLANPRRPIAQWHSLKPEEEINALLSNKK